One genomic segment of Drosophila melanogaster chromosome 3L includes these proteins:
- the Srrm234 gene encoding Serine-arginine repetitive matrix 2/3/4, isoform K, whose product MYNGIGLTTPRGSGTNGHVQRNWACVRPGKKDKDYRAEDDTKKLDAQLNRPPNKEILDHDRKRKIEVKCLELEDILEKQGRTPEEIKSQVDSFRQKLMGQGKTDLAKDEFGRVAARDTHQIAEAQQQKNARLREAFNISEYFVEGSSFDGDRKAKEDLAKSVALQKELDAQRESLAAAAAAAAAGKDKETGKRYALVRTPSRERDRDAGDAAANGDERDHVSKTDKKKRKKRARESSASPERKKKKKSKKHKKESKSKKKRSRKRKHSESGRDSDRDSDEEDDSSEEERRESKNVRKKAKKDKKKRDKKLKKKSRARASSSDSERTNSPSRKENKSDRSRGAKASKSDEKAPQQENVMRSRSRERKDTRSSRPLEASIDSRQRKPRERSAATPPRKEPERHRERSKDRQRSKEKHRSRDRLRSRERQRSRERQRSRERQRSKERQRSKERQRSIERQRSKERQRSKERQRSRSKDALRCKEKPQCNEKERSRERRRSKSKDRQRSKEKHRPKDEQQSVDKRRDRSTDRSKENQRSNERQRSKERQRSKERERSKDRQRSRERRRSKEGQLSKDRQGLKERQRSNERKRSKERQPSKEKQRSRERQRSREPLQSKDRQRSKERQRSRERPAKEARPTRSPRERSSKSRDDRRHRSPTNASRKQKDDTKLSRNARFKSPAHSPEAPPKKSVPTPAFNPFKAAEDTVNDILGTKSVMVALEQTKRQRAASSSSSDSDSSGSSSTSSRTPSPKPTPRKQKKRSKTPELKEVKKEISPRKESRVSVKREQSNSPQKSKSKSKVDESSPKRTSRRSRSISSELRYSPAERHPERYHDIVQDKKRPSKVREAHSTKPAPVVRLRAQSDDGSDAETGVDGAALEEFQQSRREREEQQELRMLEQLKSGIAAKAKQKIKIMEKDPAKEGSEPLVAALADSSLVDAIVSKVSTATVAAAESAARRSRSRERRSRSKRRTSTSHHRHDSSSESRSRYSSSSSRSGSHSSRSGSHSSRTSCSTNSSSGSSSSGSGSGSSQSGSRSPSIPRRRGSPSFLDRRRITSHCFSIPYDFQFALASDRFPITTRRTPRARWRMPLVAAPVALAAPAVLPRPFSRPCATAGVRRWPPSEC is encoded by the exons ATGTACAACGGCATTGGCCTGACCACGCCCCGTGGCTCCGGCACCAATGGGCACGTGCAGCGGAATTGGGCATGTGTGCGGCCCGGGAAGAAGGACAAGGACTACCGCGCCGAGGACGACACGAAGAAGCTGGACGCCCAGCTGAACCGGCCGCCGAACAAGGAGATCCTGGACCACGACCGCAAGCGCAAGATCGAAGTCAAGTGCCTGGAATTGGAGGACATTCTCGAGAAGCAGGG ACGCACCCCGGAGGAAATTAAGTCGCAGGTGGACTCCTTCCGCCAGAAGTTGATGGGACAGGGCAAAACAGATCTGGCCAAAGATGAATTCGGACGCGTAGC TGCTCGCGACACCCATCAAATAGCCGAGGCTCAACAGCAGAAGAACGCCAGGCTGCGCGAGGCCTTCAACATATCCGAGTACTTTGTCGAGGGCAGCAGCTTCGACGGTGATCGCAAGGCGAAGGAGGACCTGGCCAAAAGCGTGGCTCTCCAAAAGGAACTGGACGCCCAGCGCGAGAGCctggcagcggcggcagctgccGCAGCAGCCGGCAAGGACAAGGAGACCGGGAAGCGGTATGCCCTAGTGCGTACTCCTTCCCGCGAACGGGATCGCGATGCTGGCGATGCGGCAGCCAATGGCGACGAACGCGATCATGTCTCCAAGACGGACAAGAAGAAGCGCAAGAAGCGCGCCAGAGAGAG TTCGGCCAGTCCTGAgcgcaagaagaagaagaagtcgaaGAAGCACAAGAAAGAGAG TAAGTCAAAGAAGAAAAGGTCGCGCAAGCGCAAGCACAGCGAGAGTGGCCGGGACAGCGACCGGGATAGCGATGAGGAGGATGACAGCAGCGAGGAGGAGCGACGCGAGTCGAAGAATGTCCGAAAGAAGGCCAAGAAGGACAAG AAAAAACGCGACAAGAAGCTGAAAAAGAAGTCACGCGCACGGGCCAGTTCCTCGGACTCGGAGCGCACGAA CTCTCCCTCGCGGAAGGAGAACAAATCGGACAGGTCCCGTGGGGCAAAGGCTTCCAAGTCCGATGAGAAGGCTCCGCAACAGGAAAATGTCATGCGAAGCCGTTCTCGCGAGCGCAAGGATACGAGATCATCCCGGCCACTCGAAGCCTCCATAGACAGTCGTCAACGAAAGCCGCGGGAACGGTCAGCGGCTACTCCACCGCGCAAGGAGCCGGAAAGGCATCGGGAGCGCTCTAAGGATAGACAGCGCTCCAAGGAGAAGCACAGATCGAGGGACAGACTGCGGTCTAGAGAGAGGCAGCGGTCTAGGGAAAGACAACGATCTAGGGAGAGGCAGCGGTCTAAGGAAAGACAGCGGTCAAAAGAAAGACAGCGCTCTATTGAAAGACAGCGATCCAAAGAAAGACAAAGATCTAAGGAAAGACAGCGGTCTAGGTCGAAGGACGCACTGAGATGCAAGGAGAAACCGCAGTGCAACGAAAAAGAAAGATCTAGGGAAAGACGTCGATCAAAGTCCAAGGATAGGCAAAGATCCAAGGAAAAACACAGGCCCAAGGATGAACAACAATCAGTAGACAAAAGGCGAGATAGATCCACGGATCGGTCAAAGGAAAATCAGCGTTCCAACGAGCGCCAACGGTCGAAGGAGAGGCAGCGCTCGAAGGAGAGAGAGCGCTCGAAGGATAGACAGCGTTCAAGGGAGAGGCGACGCTCTAAGGAGGGGCAACTTTCCAAGGATAGGCAAGGGTTAAAGGAAAGGCAGCGTTCTAACGAGAGGAAGCGATCAAAGGAGAGACAGCCCTCCAAGGAAAAACAGCGCTCAAGGGAGAGGCAGCGCTCTAGGGAGCCACTGCAATCAAAGGACAGGCAACGTTCCAAGGAGCGGCAGCGTTCTAGAGAACGTCCAGCCAAGGAAGCCCGGCCCACACGATCGCCAAGAGAGCGCAGTTCCAAATCAAGAGACGACCGCCGACATCGGTCTCCTACCAATGCTAGCAGGAAGCAAAAAGATGACACTAAATTAAGCCGCAATGCCCGATTCAAATCTCCAGCCCATTCCCCAGAGGCGCCACCGAAGAAGTCGGTGCCAACGCCAGCCTTCAATCCCTTTAAGGCGGCCGAGGATACTGTTAACGACATCCTTGGCACAAAGTCGGTGATGGTGGCCCTGGAACAGACTAAGCGACAGCGGGCGGCTTCCAGCTCTAGCTCGGATTCCGACAGCTCCGGTAGTAGCTCGACTTCCTCGCGTACGCCATCGCCTAAGCCCACACCTAGGAAACAAAAGAAGAGGAGCAAGACCCCAGAGCTAAAAGAGGTGAAGAAGGAGATTAGCCCCAGAAAGGAGAGCCGCGTTAGCGTGAAACGGGAGCAATCAAACTCCCCGCAAAAGTCAAAGTCAAAGAGCAAGGTGGACGAATCAAGTCCCAAGCGTACGAGCCGTCGTTCTCGCTCTATTTCCTCTGAGCTGCGCTACTCGCCAGCTGAACGTCATCCGGAACGCTACCACGACATTGTGCAGGACAAAAAGCGACCGTCCAAAGTAAGGGAAGCCCACTCGACAAAACCTGCTCCAGTGGTCCGCCTGAGGGCACAAAGCGACGACGGCAGCGATGCGGAAACAGGAGTAGATGGTGCCGCCTTGGAGGAATTCCAGCAGAGCAGGCGCGAACGCGAGGAACAGCAGGAGCTGCGCATGCTGGAGCAACTGAAGTCTGGTATAGCGGCCAAGGCCAAGCAGAAGATCAAGATCATGGAGAAAGACCCGGCCAAAGAGGGTAGCGAA CCTCTAGTCGCGGCGCTCGCGGACAGCTCACTGGTGGATGCTATCGTCTCCAAGGTATCCACGGCCACCGTGGCGGCGGCGGAGAGTGCGGCCCGTAGGAGCCGCAGTCGCGAGCGTCGTAGTCGCAGCAAGAGGCGCACCAGCACCAGCCATCATCGACATGACTCCAGCAGCGAGTCGAGATC GCGGTACAGCTCGTCCAGCAGTCGCAGCGGATCGCACAGCTCAAGGTCTGGGTCGCACTCCTCCCGCACCAGCTGCTCCACGAACAGCAGCTCGGgcagctcctcctccggcAGCGGCTCCGGATCATCACAGTCCGGCTCTCGATCGCCCTCCATCCCAAGGCGTCGCGGCTCGCCAAGCTTTCTGGACAGACGTCGCATAACGAG CCACTGCTTTTCTATTCCTTACGATTTTCAGTTTG CGCTCGCAAGCGACCGATTCCCTATCACCACAAGGCGAACGCCGAGGGCGAGGTGGAGGATGCCTCTAGTTGCTGCTCCAGTTGCTTTAGCCGCGCCAGCagtcctgccacgccccttctcACGCCCCTGCGCAACAGCCGGAGTCCGTCGATGGCCGCCTTCTGAGTGTTAA
- the Srrm234 gene encoding Serine-arginine repetitive matrix 2/3/4, isoform C: MYNGIGLTTPRGSGTNGHVQRNWACVRPGKKDKDYRAEDDTKKLDAQLNRPPNKEILDHDRKRKIEVKCLELEDILEKQGRTPEEIKSQVDSFRQKLMGQGKTDLAKDEFGRVAARDTHQIAEAQQQKNARLREAFNISEYFVEGSSFDGDRKAKEDLAKSVALQKELDAQRESLAAAAAAAAAGKDKETGKRYALVRTPSRERDRDAGDAAANGDERDHVSKTDKKKRKKRARESSASPERKKKKKSKKHKKESKSKKKRSRKRKHSESGRDSDRDSDEEDDSSEEERRESKNVRKKAKKDKKKRDKKLKKKSRARASSSDSERTNSPSRKENKSDRSRGAKASKSDEKAPQQENVMRSRSRERKDTRSSRPLEASIDSRQRKPRERSAATPPRKEPERHRERSKDRQRSKEKHRSRDRLRSRERQRSRERQRSRERQRSKERQRSKERQRSIERQRSKERQRSKERQRSRSKDALRCKEKPQCNEKERSRERRRSKSKDRQRSKEKHRPKDEQQSVDKRRDRSTDRSKENQRSNERQRSKERQRSKERERSKDRQRSRERRRSKEGQLSKDRQGLKERQRSNERKRSKERQPSKEKQRSRERQRSREPLQSKDRQRSKERQRSRERPAKEARPTRSPRERSSKSRDDRRHRSPTNASRKQKDDTKLSRNARFKSPAHSPEAPPKKSVPTPAFNPFKAAEDTVNDILGTKSVMVALEQTKRQRAASSSSSDSDSSGSSSTSSRTPSPKPTPRKQKKRSKTPELKEVKKEISPRKESRVSVKREQSNSPQKSKSKSKVDESSPKRTSRRSRSISSELRYSPAERHPERYHDIVQDKKRPSKVREAHSTKPAPVVRLRAQSDDGSDAETGVDGAALEEFQQSRREREEQQELRMLEQLKSGIAAKAKQKIKIMEKDPAKEGSEPLVAALADSSLVDAIVSKVSTATVAAAESAARRSRSRERRSRSKRRTSTSHHRHDSSSESRSRYSSSSSRSGSHSSRSGSHSSRTSCSTNSSSGSSSSGSGSGSSQSGSRSPSIPRRRGSPSFLDRRRITSARKRPIPYHHKANAEGEVEDASSCCSSCFSRASSPATPLLTPLRNSRSPSMAAF; the protein is encoded by the exons ATGTACAACGGCATTGGCCTGACCACGCCCCGTGGCTCCGGCACCAATGGGCACGTGCAGCGGAATTGGGCATGTGTGCGGCCCGGGAAGAAGGACAAGGACTACCGCGCCGAGGACGACACGAAGAAGCTGGACGCCCAGCTGAACCGGCCGCCGAACAAGGAGATCCTGGACCACGACCGCAAGCGCAAGATCGAAGTCAAGTGCCTGGAATTGGAGGACATTCTCGAGAAGCAGGG ACGCACCCCGGAGGAAATTAAGTCGCAGGTGGACTCCTTCCGCCAGAAGTTGATGGGACAGGGCAAAACAGATCTGGCCAAAGATGAATTCGGACGCGTAGC TGCTCGCGACACCCATCAAATAGCCGAGGCTCAACAGCAGAAGAACGCCAGGCTGCGCGAGGCCTTCAACATATCCGAGTACTTTGTCGAGGGCAGCAGCTTCGACGGTGATCGCAAGGCGAAGGAGGACCTGGCCAAAAGCGTGGCTCTCCAAAAGGAACTGGACGCCCAGCGCGAGAGCctggcagcggcggcagctgccGCAGCAGCCGGCAAGGACAAGGAGACCGGGAAGCGGTATGCCCTAGTGCGTACTCCTTCCCGCGAACGGGATCGCGATGCTGGCGATGCGGCAGCCAATGGCGACGAACGCGATCATGTCTCCAAGACGGACAAGAAGAAGCGCAAGAAGCGCGCCAGAGAGAG TTCGGCCAGTCCTGAgcgcaagaagaagaagaagtcgaaGAAGCACAAGAAAGAGAG TAAGTCAAAGAAGAAAAGGTCGCGCAAGCGCAAGCACAGCGAGAGTGGCCGGGACAGCGACCGGGATAGCGATGAGGAGGATGACAGCAGCGAGGAGGAGCGACGCGAGTCGAAGAATGTCCGAAAGAAGGCCAAGAAGGACAAG AAAAAACGCGACAAGAAGCTGAAAAAGAAGTCACGCGCACGGGCCAGTTCCTCGGACTCGGAGCGCACGAA CTCTCCCTCGCGGAAGGAGAACAAATCGGACAGGTCCCGTGGGGCAAAGGCTTCCAAGTCCGATGAGAAGGCTCCGCAACAGGAAAATGTCATGCGAAGCCGTTCTCGCGAGCGCAAGGATACGAGATCATCCCGGCCACTCGAAGCCTCCATAGACAGTCGTCAACGAAAGCCGCGGGAACGGTCAGCGGCTACTCCACCGCGCAAGGAGCCGGAAAGGCATCGGGAGCGCTCTAAGGATAGACAGCGCTCCAAGGAGAAGCACAGATCGAGGGACAGACTGCGGTCTAGAGAGAGGCAGCGGTCTAGGGAAAGACAACGATCTAGGGAGAGGCAGCGGTCTAAGGAAAGACAGCGGTCAAAAGAAAGACAGCGCTCTATTGAAAGACAGCGATCCAAAGAAAGACAAAGATCTAAGGAAAGACAGCGGTCTAGGTCGAAGGACGCACTGAGATGCAAGGAGAAACCGCAGTGCAACGAAAAAGAAAGATCTAGGGAAAGACGTCGATCAAAGTCCAAGGATAGGCAAAGATCCAAGGAAAAACACAGGCCCAAGGATGAACAACAATCAGTAGACAAAAGGCGAGATAGATCCACGGATCGGTCAAAGGAAAATCAGCGTTCCAACGAGCGCCAACGGTCGAAGGAGAGGCAGCGCTCGAAGGAGAGAGAGCGCTCGAAGGATAGACAGCGTTCAAGGGAGAGGCGACGCTCTAAGGAGGGGCAACTTTCCAAGGATAGGCAAGGGTTAAAGGAAAGGCAGCGTTCTAACGAGAGGAAGCGATCAAAGGAGAGACAGCCCTCCAAGGAAAAACAGCGCTCAAGGGAGAGGCAGCGCTCTAGGGAGCCACTGCAATCAAAGGACAGGCAACGTTCCAAGGAGCGGCAGCGTTCTAGAGAACGTCCAGCCAAGGAAGCCCGGCCCACACGATCGCCAAGAGAGCGCAGTTCCAAATCAAGAGACGACCGCCGACATCGGTCTCCTACCAATGCTAGCAGGAAGCAAAAAGATGACACTAAATTAAGCCGCAATGCCCGATTCAAATCTCCAGCCCATTCCCCAGAGGCGCCACCGAAGAAGTCGGTGCCAACGCCAGCCTTCAATCCCTTTAAGGCGGCCGAGGATACTGTTAACGACATCCTTGGCACAAAGTCGGTGATGGTGGCCCTGGAACAGACTAAGCGACAGCGGGCGGCTTCCAGCTCTAGCTCGGATTCCGACAGCTCCGGTAGTAGCTCGACTTCCTCGCGTACGCCATCGCCTAAGCCCACACCTAGGAAACAAAAGAAGAGGAGCAAGACCCCAGAGCTAAAAGAGGTGAAGAAGGAGATTAGCCCCAGAAAGGAGAGCCGCGTTAGCGTGAAACGGGAGCAATCAAACTCCCCGCAAAAGTCAAAGTCAAAGAGCAAGGTGGACGAATCAAGTCCCAAGCGTACGAGCCGTCGTTCTCGCTCTATTTCCTCTGAGCTGCGCTACTCGCCAGCTGAACGTCATCCGGAACGCTACCACGACATTGTGCAGGACAAAAAGCGACCGTCCAAAGTAAGGGAAGCCCACTCGACAAAACCTGCTCCAGTGGTCCGCCTGAGGGCACAAAGCGACGACGGCAGCGATGCGGAAACAGGAGTAGATGGTGCCGCCTTGGAGGAATTCCAGCAGAGCAGGCGCGAACGCGAGGAACAGCAGGAGCTGCGCATGCTGGAGCAACTGAAGTCTGGTATAGCGGCCAAGGCCAAGCAGAAGATCAAGATCATGGAGAAAGACCCGGCCAAAGAGGGTAGCGAA CCTCTAGTCGCGGCGCTCGCGGACAGCTCACTGGTGGATGCTATCGTCTCCAAGGTATCCACGGCCACCGTGGCGGCGGCGGAGAGTGCGGCCCGTAGGAGCCGCAGTCGCGAGCGTCGTAGTCGCAGCAAGAGGCGCACCAGCACCAGCCATCATCGACATGACTCCAGCAGCGAGTCGAGATC GCGGTACAGCTCGTCCAGCAGTCGCAGCGGATCGCACAGCTCAAGGTCTGGGTCGCACTCCTCCCGCACCAGCTGCTCCACGAACAGCAGCTCGGgcagctcctcctccggcAGCGGCTCCGGATCATCACAGTCCGGCTCTCGATCGCCCTCCATCCCAAGGCGTCGCGGCTCGCCAAGCTTTCTGGACAGACGTCGCATAACGAG CGCTCGCAAGCGACCGATTCCCTATCACCACAAGGCGAACGCCGAGGGCGAGGTGGAGGATGCCTCTAGTTGCTGCTCCAGTTGCTTTAGCCGCGCCAGCagtcctgccacgccccttctcACGCCCCTGCGCAACAGCCGGAGTCCGTCGATGGCCGCCTTCTGA
- the Srrm234 gene encoding Serine-arginine repetitive matrix 2/3/4, isoform L, producing the protein MYNGIGLTTPRGSGTNGHVQRNWACVRPGKKDKDYRAEDDTKKLDAQLNRPPNKEILDHDRKRKIEVKCLELEDILEKQGRTPEEIKSQVDSFRQKLMGQGKTDLAKDEFGRVAARDTHQIAEAQQQKNARLREAFNISEYFVEGSSFDGDRKAKEDLAKSVALQKELDAQRESLAAAAAAAAAGKDKETGKRYALVRTPSRERDRDAGDAAANGDERDHVSKTDKKKRKKRARESSASPERKKKKKSKKHKKESKSKKKRSRKRKHSESGRDSDRDSDEEDDSSEEERRESKNVRKKAKKDKDSFQWLSCSFKKRDKKLKKKSRARASSSDSERTNSPSRKENKSDRSRGAKASKSDEKAPQQENVMRSRSRERKDTRSSRPLEASIDSRQRKPRERSAATPPRKEPERHRERSKDRQRSKEKHRSRDRLRSRERQRSRERQRSRERQRSKERQRSKERQRSIERQRSKERQRSKERQRSRSKDALRCKEKPQCNEKERSRERRRSKSKDRQRSKEKHRPKDEQQSVDKRRDRSTDRSKENQRSNERQRSKERQRSKERERSKDRQRSRERRRSKEGQLSKDRQGLKERQRSNERKRSKERQPSKEKQRSRERQRSREPLQSKDRQRSKERQRSRERPAKEARPTRSPRERSSKSRDDRRHRSPTNASRKQKDDTKLSRNARFKSPAHSPEAPPKKSVPTPAFNPFKAAEDTVNDILGTKSVMVALEQTKRQRAASSSSSDSDSSGSSSTSSRTPSPKPTPRKQKKRSKTPELKEVKKEISPRKESRVSVKREQSNSPQKSKSKSKVDESSPKRTSRRSRSISSELRYSPAERHPERYHDIVQDKKRPSKVREAHSTKPAPVVRLRAQSDDGSDAETGVDGAALEEFQQSRREREEQQELRMLEQLKSGIAAKAKQKIKIMEKDPAKEGSEPLVAALADSSLVDAIVSKVSTATVAAAESAARRSRSRERRSRSKRRTSTSHHRHDSSSESRSRYSSSSSRSGSHSSRSGSHSSRTSCSTNSSSGSSSSGSGSGSSQSGSRSPSIPRRRGSPSFLDRRRITSARKRPIPYHHKANAEGEVEDASSCCSSCFSRASSPATPLLTPLRNSRSPSMAAF; encoded by the exons ATGTACAACGGCATTGGCCTGACCACGCCCCGTGGCTCCGGCACCAATGGGCACGTGCAGCGGAATTGGGCATGTGTGCGGCCCGGGAAGAAGGACAAGGACTACCGCGCCGAGGACGACACGAAGAAGCTGGACGCCCAGCTGAACCGGCCGCCGAACAAGGAGATCCTGGACCACGACCGCAAGCGCAAGATCGAAGTCAAGTGCCTGGAATTGGAGGACATTCTCGAGAAGCAGGG ACGCACCCCGGAGGAAATTAAGTCGCAGGTGGACTCCTTCCGCCAGAAGTTGATGGGACAGGGCAAAACAGATCTGGCCAAAGATGAATTCGGACGCGTAGC TGCTCGCGACACCCATCAAATAGCCGAGGCTCAACAGCAGAAGAACGCCAGGCTGCGCGAGGCCTTCAACATATCCGAGTACTTTGTCGAGGGCAGCAGCTTCGACGGTGATCGCAAGGCGAAGGAGGACCTGGCCAAAAGCGTGGCTCTCCAAAAGGAACTGGACGCCCAGCGCGAGAGCctggcagcggcggcagctgccGCAGCAGCCGGCAAGGACAAGGAGACCGGGAAGCGGTATGCCCTAGTGCGTACTCCTTCCCGCGAACGGGATCGCGATGCTGGCGATGCGGCAGCCAATGGCGACGAACGCGATCATGTCTCCAAGACGGACAAGAAGAAGCGCAAGAAGCGCGCCAGAGAGAG TTCGGCCAGTCCTGAgcgcaagaagaagaagaagtcgaaGAAGCACAAGAAAGAGAG TAAGTCAAAGAAGAAAAGGTCGCGCAAGCGCAAGCACAGCGAGAGTGGCCGGGACAGCGACCGGGATAGCGATGAGGAGGATGACAGCAGCGAGGAGGAGCGACGCGAGTCGAAGAATGTCCGAAAGAAGGCCAAGAAGGACAAG GATAGCTTTCAATGGCTCTCTTGTAGTTTT AAAAAACGCGACAAGAAGCTGAAAAAGAAGTCACGCGCACGGGCCAGTTCCTCGGACTCGGAGCGCACGAA CTCTCCCTCGCGGAAGGAGAACAAATCGGACAGGTCCCGTGGGGCAAAGGCTTCCAAGTCCGATGAGAAGGCTCCGCAACAGGAAAATGTCATGCGAAGCCGTTCTCGCGAGCGCAAGGATACGAGATCATCCCGGCCACTCGAAGCCTCCATAGACAGTCGTCAACGAAAGCCGCGGGAACGGTCAGCGGCTACTCCACCGCGCAAGGAGCCGGAAAGGCATCGGGAGCGCTCTAAGGATAGACAGCGCTCCAAGGAGAAGCACAGATCGAGGGACAGACTGCGGTCTAGAGAGAGGCAGCGGTCTAGGGAAAGACAACGATCTAGGGAGAGGCAGCGGTCTAAGGAAAGACAGCGGTCAAAAGAAAGACAGCGCTCTATTGAAAGACAGCGATCCAAAGAAAGACAAAGATCTAAGGAAAGACAGCGGTCTAGGTCGAAGGACGCACTGAGATGCAAGGAGAAACCGCAGTGCAACGAAAAAGAAAGATCTAGGGAAAGACGTCGATCAAAGTCCAAGGATAGGCAAAGATCCAAGGAAAAACACAGGCCCAAGGATGAACAACAATCAGTAGACAAAAGGCGAGATAGATCCACGGATCGGTCAAAGGAAAATCAGCGTTCCAACGAGCGCCAACGGTCGAAGGAGAGGCAGCGCTCGAAGGAGAGAGAGCGCTCGAAGGATAGACAGCGTTCAAGGGAGAGGCGACGCTCTAAGGAGGGGCAACTTTCCAAGGATAGGCAAGGGTTAAAGGAAAGGCAGCGTTCTAACGAGAGGAAGCGATCAAAGGAGAGACAGCCCTCCAAGGAAAAACAGCGCTCAAGGGAGAGGCAGCGCTCTAGGGAGCCACTGCAATCAAAGGACAGGCAACGTTCCAAGGAGCGGCAGCGTTCTAGAGAACGTCCAGCCAAGGAAGCCCGGCCCACACGATCGCCAAGAGAGCGCAGTTCCAAATCAAGAGACGACCGCCGACATCGGTCTCCTACCAATGCTAGCAGGAAGCAAAAAGATGACACTAAATTAAGCCGCAATGCCCGATTCAAATCTCCAGCCCATTCCCCAGAGGCGCCACCGAAGAAGTCGGTGCCAACGCCAGCCTTCAATCCCTTTAAGGCGGCCGAGGATACTGTTAACGACATCCTTGGCACAAAGTCGGTGATGGTGGCCCTGGAACAGACTAAGCGACAGCGGGCGGCTTCCAGCTCTAGCTCGGATTCCGACAGCTCCGGTAGTAGCTCGACTTCCTCGCGTACGCCATCGCCTAAGCCCACACCTAGGAAACAAAAGAAGAGGAGCAAGACCCCAGAGCTAAAAGAGGTGAAGAAGGAGATTAGCCCCAGAAAGGAGAGCCGCGTTAGCGTGAAACGGGAGCAATCAAACTCCCCGCAAAAGTCAAAGTCAAAGAGCAAGGTGGACGAATCAAGTCCCAAGCGTACGAGCCGTCGTTCTCGCTCTATTTCCTCTGAGCTGCGCTACTCGCCAGCTGAACGTCATCCGGAACGCTACCACGACATTGTGCAGGACAAAAAGCGACCGTCCAAAGTAAGGGAAGCCCACTCGACAAAACCTGCTCCAGTGGTCCGCCTGAGGGCACAAAGCGACGACGGCAGCGATGCGGAAACAGGAGTAGATGGTGCCGCCTTGGAGGAATTCCAGCAGAGCAGGCGCGAACGCGAGGAACAGCAGGAGCTGCGCATGCTGGAGCAACTGAAGTCTGGTATAGCGGCCAAGGCCAAGCAGAAGATCAAGATCATGGAGAAAGACCCGGCCAAAGAGGGTAGCGAA CCTCTAGTCGCGGCGCTCGCGGACAGCTCACTGGTGGATGCTATCGTCTCCAAGGTATCCACGGCCACCGTGGCGGCGGCGGAGAGTGCGGCCCGTAGGAGCCGCAGTCGCGAGCGTCGTAGTCGCAGCAAGAGGCGCACCAGCACCAGCCATCATCGACATGACTCCAGCAGCGAGTCGAGATC GCGGTACAGCTCGTCCAGCAGTCGCAGCGGATCGCACAGCTCAAGGTCTGGGTCGCACTCCTCCCGCACCAGCTGCTCCACGAACAGCAGCTCGGgcagctcctcctccggcAGCGGCTCCGGATCATCACAGTCCGGCTCTCGATCGCCCTCCATCCCAAGGCGTCGCGGCTCGCCAAGCTTTCTGGACAGACGTCGCATAACGAG CGCTCGCAAGCGACCGATTCCCTATCACCACAAGGCGAACGCCGAGGGCGAGGTGGAGGATGCCTCTAGTTGCTGCTCCAGTTGCTTTAGCCGCGCCAGCagtcctgccacgccccttctcACGCCCCTGCGCAACAGCCGGAGTCCGTCGATGGCCGCCTTCTGA